The genomic region GCCGAGGCGATCAGCCACGCCGAACGCTTCATCCGCCTGCATCCGCGTCACCCGGAAGCGGCCTACGCCTACTATATGCGCGGTCTGGCGCACTATCGTCAGGTGAAGGACGCCTACCGCGACCAGGATCGCACCCGCAAAGCCGCCGCCGCCTTCCGCGAGGTGGTCAACCGCTTCCCCACCTCCGACTACGCCTGGGAGGCCAAGCAGATGCTCGATCACTGCATCTATCGCATGGCCGAACAGGAGATGGTGGTGGCGCGCTACTATCTGGATCGCGAAAACTGGCTGGCCGCCTACAACCGCTTCTCGGCGGTGGTGGAGTCCAAGGAGTATAGCGCCACGCCGCTGGTGGAGGAGGCGCTGTTCTCACTGCTGGTGATCGCCAAAAAGCTCGGCCTGGACGGCGAAGCGCGCAACTATGCGGCGGTGCTGGGACACAACTTCCCCAATGGCCGCTTCTACCCGCTGGCGCCGCCGCTGGTGGAGGGGCGCGGCGGCATCTCCAAGAGCCAATTGGCCAGTCTGCGCACCGAAGTGGATGAAGGCTCCTTCTTCGCGCGCTTCTTCGAAGGTCTGAAACCGGGCGTGCTGACGCCGGGCAACTAAGCGCCTACGGGCCACAGGGAGAAGTCGCCATGGCGGCGCCGCTGACTGCAACCGGATCGTCACGTTTCGCTGCTCTGCTGTGCGCCGCGCTGTGGCTGCTGACTCCCCTTGCCGCGCACGCCGAAGAGGCGCCGAGCGTGGCCAAGACCCAACCCGCCGCCGTCGCCGTCACCACCCAAGCCATCAGCGAACTGATCGAACCCCCCACCTACCGCGCTCCGGCTCAGGCGGTGGCGCTGCGTCGCGCCAATCTCACCGCTCAAGTGGCCGGCGCGGTGGCGCAGACGTTGGTTGAAGTGGGGGATGCGGTCAAACAGGGGCAGCCATTGGCGCAACTGGATGACTGGGAAATTCAGCTGCAGGCGCGCCAGGCCGAAGCGGCGGTGGCGGTGCTGCGCGCACAACTCCAGTTGGCCGACCAGCAGTTGGCCCGCGCCAAACAGCTCAAAGCCAAGGGGCAGGCCAGCGCCGAGTTGTTGGATCAGCGGGTGAGCGAACGCCGTGTCACCGCCGCACGCATTGACGAAGGGCTAGCGGCGCTGCGCAGCGCCCGCGAGCGTTTGCGCAAGATGACCCTGCGCGCGCCGTTTGATGGCGTGATCACCGCGCGCATGGCGCAGGCGGGGGCGTGGGCGGCGCCGGGCGAGCCGCAGTTCGAACTGGTGGATCCCACTGCGCTGGAGCTGACCGCCGAGTTGGAGAGCGGACGACTGGCGCTGCTGCGCTCTGGTCGCGCGCTGCGCTTTGAGAGCGGAGGGCAGACCTATGCGGTGACGTTGCGCGCGGTCACGCCCCTACAGGACGCCGCCACCCGCGCCCAGAGCGTGCGTCTGCGCTTTGATGGCGCCGCGCCGGTGGCCGGGGCCTCCGGCGTGCTGACCTGGGAGGCCGATGCGCCGCATCTGCCTGCGCGCCTGCTCACCCGCCGAGACGGGACATTGGGCGTGTTTCTCCAGAGTGGCGAGCAGGCGCGGTTTCATGCGCTGCCGCAGGCGGAGGAGGGGCGTATGGCGCGCATCCCCGACGCTTTGTTAAACGAACACGTGATTATTCGCGGTCGTGAGGCGCTGCACGATGGCGCCGCGATTACCCTTTCAAATGATTCTTAACCCCCCGCAGCTCCGCTGGGCGGGGCTGCAGGCGGGATGATGTAAGGTCCGGGCCATGCTGCGCGGTTTTCTCTCCAACCACGTTTTCGCCAATCTCACCTTCGCCGTGATTCTGATCATCGGCGTGATCTCCTATTTCCTGTTGCCGCGTCAGCAGGACCCGGAGATGAACTTCAACTGGATCGACATCACCACGGTGCTGCCCGGCGGCGCCTCCGAAGACGTCGAAAAGCTGGTTACCGACGTGCTGGAGGAGGCCATCGAGGGCGTCGATGACATCCGTTTCGTCATCTCCAGCTCGCGGGATTCGGTCTCCAACATTCTGGTGCGCTTCCGCGAACTGGACCCCCTGGTCTACAACAAGCGGCTGGCCGACCTGCGCCGTGAGATCCAGAACAAAGAGCGCGAGCTGCCAGAGGAGGCGGAGGATCCCAAACTGCTGGAGATCACCAGCTCCAACGGCTTCCCCACCGTCTCGCTGGTGGCTTCGGGCCAGGCGCGGGGGGAGAACCTGCGCCGTGAAACCCGTCGCATTGTGCGCCAACTGGAGCGGCTGTCCGGGGTGGATGCGGTGCAGGCCATGGGCCTCGACGAGCCCGAGCTGCACATTGAGTTCGATGTGCACAAACTGGCCGCAGCCGGGGTCTCGCCCAGCACGCTGTCGGATCTGATCGCCGCGCGCTTCAAGGACTTCTCCGCCGGTTCCGCGCGCATTGGCTCTGAGAGCTGGGTGCTGCGTCTGCACGGGGTGAGCAGCGATCCCGACGCCCTGGCGCGCTGGCCGATCCCCGACTCCCTGCGCCGCATCGGCGCGGCGCCGCAGTTGGGCGCGCTGACCCTGGGCGATGTGGCCACCGTGAGCCGCGCGCGCTCGGTGAGCACCGCCACCGCCAGCATCAACGGCCAGCCCGGCATTCTGCTCAACCTCACCAAACAGGCCAACGTCAACGTGCTGGAGCTCACCGAACGGGTGCGCGACTACGTTGAGGAGTACAATAAGCTCACCGACGTCACCGGGGTCAAACTCACCCTGGCCAACGACTCCACCTACTTTGTGCGCGACGTGTTGTCGGTGATGCAGACCAACGCGCTGCTGGGTCTGGTGCTGGTGATGATCGCCGCCTGGATCTTCCTGGGCGGGCGCATTGCGCTGCTGGTGGGGTTGGGCATCCCGTTCACTCTGGCTGGAGCGTTCGCCTCCCTGTTTGTGATGGGGGAGACCCTCAACGTGATGGCGCTGCTGGGGGTGGTGATCGCCCTGGGCATGCTGGTGGATGACGCCGTGGTGGTGGTGGAGGCGATCCATGTGCGCATCGAGCGCGGCGCCGAGACCCTCACCGCCTGCGTCGATGGTCTGCGCGAGGTGTTCGCGCCGGTCACCGCCTCGGTGCTCACCACCATGGCGGCGTTCATGCCGCTGATGCTGCTGCCGGGCATTCTGGGCAACTTCATGAAGGTGGTGCCCATGGTGGTGACCCTGGCGCTGGCCTTCAGTCTGCTGGAATCCTACTGGATGCTGCCCGCCCACGTGGCGGCCATGCGTTTGAATCTCTCCCGTCCCAATCGCATTCAACGCGCCCGCTCGCGCATCATGCAGGAGCTGCGGCTGTTCTATATCCGTCGCTTGGTCTATGTGCTGCGGCGTCCGCTGCGCTTTCTGCTCATCTGTCTGCTGCCCCTGGTGGGGGCCATCGGTCTGGTGGCCTCGCAGCAGGTGCGCATGGAGTTCTTCGCATTCGACGCCTTCCCGCTGTTCTACGTCAACGTCAAAATGCCCCCCAGCGCCTCGTTGGCGCAGAGCCAGGCGGTGGCCGAAGAGGCGGCGCGGCGCGTGGTGGCCAACGCCGAACCCGGCGAGTTGGTGGCGGCGGTGCCCTATGCCGGCCTGATGATGACCGAGACCAAACCCTTCTTCGGCGACCGCTTCGCCCAGGTGTTGGTGTCGCTGGATCCCAAACGCATGCGTGAGCGCGGCATGGACGCCATCGTCGATGGCATGCGCGCGGCGGTGGAGGCCACCCCCGGGCCGGAGGAGCTGACCTTCTTTATTCTCAAAGGCGGGCCGCCGGTGACCAAGCCGGTGTCGGTGAAGGTGCGCGGCGATGAGTTTGACGCCATTCTCGCCGCAGCGGCGGACCTGAAGGAGATGATCACAACCATCCCCGGCTCCAGCGACATCACCGACAACTACGTGCCCGGGCGTCCGCAATTGACCCTGGTTCCCGATGACGACGCCATCCGTCGCGCCGGGCTCTCCCCCGCCGAGACCCTGCGCGTGGCGCGTCTGCTGGCCGATGGCGAAACCCCGGTGAGCTTCCAGCATCAGGGTGAGAAGGTGGAGGTGCGGGTGCGCGCCGCCCAGCGCCACTGGGCCGACGCCGCCGCGCTGCTGGCCGCGCCCATCGCCCTGCCCGGCGGCGGCTCGGTTCCGCTGGGAACCCTGGCGCGGGCGGAGATTCAGCGCGGGGTGGACGATATCGCCCACTTCAACTATCGTCGCGCGGTCACCGTGGAGGCGGATCTGGACAAGGAGTTGACCAACGAAACCCAGGCCGCCGACCTGATCCGCGCCGCCTGGAGCAAAATGCAGTCGCGCCATCCGGGCATCGACTTGGACTTCTCCGGCATTCTCGACGACATCACCGAGAGCCAGAACGACATCGCCGTGCTGTTCCTGTTCGGCATCGGCGTGATGTACATGATCCTGGGGGCGCAGTTCCGCAGCTACTTCCAGCCGTTCTTGATCCTCATCACCGTGCCCATGGCCTTCTCCGGGGTGGTGTTCGGCCTCTATGTGAGCGGCAACCCCATGAGCCTCTACACCCTCTATGGGGTGGTGGCGCTGTCGGGCATTGCAGTCAACTCCGCCATTGTGCTGATCTCGGCGGCCAATGACCGGCGCGAATTGGGCATGAGCGCGCGCCACGCCATCGTCTATGCGGCGCGTCGGCGGGTGATCCCCATCCTCATCACCAGTTTGACCACCATCGCCGGTCTCTTCTCCCTGGCTACCGGATTGGGCGGGGAGTCGCTGCTGTGGGGGCCGGTGGCCACCGCCATCGTGTGGGGATTGGCCTTCTCCACCCTGTTGACGCTGTTTTTGACCCCGCTGCTCTATCTGACCTTTATGCGCTGGAGCGAAGGCCGCGCTCTGCGCCGCGCCGCCAAGGAGGCCACGGCATGAGCGAGTCGCCGCAACAGCAGATTCAACTGCGCTATGCGCCGCTGGAGGATCGCCTGCTGCTGCGCATCAATTCGCCGGATCGCGAAGAGCTGAAGTTCTGGTTCACCCGGCGCATGGTCAAACGGTTGTGGGGCGGATTTGTGTCGCTGTTGGATCAGCGCGCGGCTCAGAGCGGCGCGGTGGATCCGGTGTCGCGCCGCGCCATGATGGCGTTCAGTCATGAATCGGCCAATGCGGCGGGGGATTTCGCCACGCCGTATCAGGAGCGCGATGCCGCGCCTGCGCCTGAGGCGGACGCGGCCAATGCCTCCTCCGACGCCGCCCCGGAGGCGCGTCAGCGCGAGGCGGGCGAGGTGATTCCATTGGTGGCGACCTGCGCGTTGCAGAATATGGAGGATGGCTCGGTGCGCATGACCCTCAATCCCGAAGAGGGGGAGGGGATCAGCCTGACCATGACGGTGTCGCTGTTCCACAATGTGTGCAAACTGTTTGGCGACTCCGTGGCCAAGGCCGATTGGGACATGCAGTTGCGTTTTCCTGGCTTGGAGCCGTCGGCGCCGAGCGGTGGCGCAAAGCCGCGTTCTGCTCAAGGCGGCGATGGCAATCTCCACTAAATTGTAAATTTCCCTTCACCTTGATGCGCATCAACGCGCGGACGCTGACGCATGGATAGACTGCGGGAGATCGCTGGCGGTCGTCGTGATGAAGCCAATGGCCAGCGTCAGTGGTGGCGCAACCGCTCGGTGGATCTGTTCGTGTGGCTGGATGATGCGGGCGCGCTGGTTCGCTTTCACCTCTCCTATGAGGCGTTGGGCAAGCAGCGGGCGTTTGTGTGGCGCGCCGGGCAGCGCTCTGCGGAGCATCTGGACGTGCGCGGTGGTGAGAGCGATCCGCAGCACAATCGCGCGCCGCTGCTGGATGCGCGGGCGGCGTTGCGGGTGGAGCAGGGTGCGGCGCTGCTCGATGGCCTGAAATTGGCGGCGACGGATCTGCCCGCAGCCTGGGGGCCGCAGCTGGTGGCGTATATTGCCCAGGCTGTGTCTGGCAATGAAGGTGCGGAGCAGCCTCAGCAATAATCACGAATTCGTCACGCGGGCCATCAAGTACACGCACAGAGATTCCGGCGCGCACGGAGCCAACTCACGAGGGTCCAGGGAAATCATTTCCCTGGCGGGTTGAGGGCAGAGCCCTCATGGGTCCAGGGCAAAGCCCTGGTCGGGGTCTGGGGCGAAGCCCCAGTATCTTTAAACGCCTCTCATCAGCCCTCTCCAACGTTTAAATAAATCCGATGCACACAGGCGCACTCCTCAATCGTACTCTGCCTTTCGTGGCGCTGCTTTGTCTGATGGCGTTCATCGCCCATGGCGCGCTCACCGACGCCTATGCCCCCGCCGCGCTGGCCCATGCGGTGCTGGCAGTGGGGATCTTTCCTCTCATCATGGGCAATATCCTCTACTTCGCCCCCACGCTCACCCGCAGCGCCCCGCCTGCGTCGCGCACGCTGGTTTGGCCGGCTTTGGCGCTGATTGCCGGTGCGTTGGCGTTTTATGTGGTGGCGGAAGAGCGCCTGTTGCTGCCCATGGCCACCGGTGTGGGCGTTTTGGCCGTGCTGGGGGCGCTCAACTGGACGCTGCGCAGTCGTCGCGCCTGTCTGGGCGCGCCCAACCCCTGTTTGCGCTGGTATGAACTGGCCCTGGCCAGCCTGTTGATCGGGCTTGTCGCCATTACCGTGGGGCATCTGTGGCCTGAGAGCTGGGACGCCATGCGCAGTCTGCACCTGCATATGAACCTGCTGGGCTTCGTCGGCCTGACCGCGCTGGGCACTGTGCAGGTGCTGCTGCCCACCGTAGCGGGGTATAGCGATGCCGGGGCGTTGGCGCGGCTGCAACGGGATTGGCCTTATGCGGCGGGCGGCGTGCTTGGCATGGCGCTGGGCGGGGCGTTGGCCCATGTGGAGGGGATCGGCCACTGGGGGCGGATTCTGTCGGTGGTGGGATTGATTCTCTGGCTGGCGCCATTGGTTCGTTATGCTCGCGCCCTGTGGACGCAACGCGCCGCCGTGGGCGGCTGGCGCGGCGCGGCCAAATCGCTGCTGTGCGCGGTGGGCGGGCTGGCGGGGTTGGCGCTGATGGGGCTGTTCACCCTGCTCGGCTGGGTGGATCCCACTAACCTATTGCCTTACTTCTTTATCGCATTTCTGTTCCCGTTGGTCACCGGCGCAGTGGCGTTTCTGGCCCCGCTATGGATCTGGACGGAACTCCCGCTCATGCCCAAACGTCATAATGCGCAACGCCTGCTGGGATTGGGCGGCGGTTGGCGCGGTTTGGCTTTTCTGCTCTGCGGCGTGCTGGCGGGATTCGGCGTGGAGGCCGCGCGTCTGGGCGCCGCGCTGGTGGTGGCCTGGTTCCTGGCGCAGGGCATATGGGCGCTGGCCAACCCGCTGCGCGGGGCGCCGCCCGAGCAACCCTCGCCTTTTGGCGCATAAGGCGGCAGGATGCGTTGGCCTGTTGGATGCATCTTGTTGTGCAGGAAATAATCGCGCATTGGCCCAGGGATGGCGCTCTCCCACTCCGATGGCAAGGAAGGCTTTGGAAAATCATGGGTATGCTGTTTGAGCTGCTGCCGGTGGCGGCGTTTTTCGGCGTGTATAAACTCTACGGCATCTATGCCGCCACTTTGACGCTGATCATTCTGGTGGCGCTGCAGTGCCTGTTCCAGTGGATTCGCCATGGACAGGTCTCGACGATGCTGAAGATCACCTTTTGGCTGGTGCTGGGGTTTGGCGGCGCCACGCTGATTCTGCGCAATCCCCAGTTCATCATGTGGAAGCCCACCATTCTGCAATGGTTGTTGGCGCTGGGCTTCATCGGCACCGGGCTGTTTACCGACAAGCCGCTGACGCAACGCATGCTGGGCGCGCAAGTGCGCATGGATGAGATCCATTGGCGGCGCTTGAATGTGGCCTGGGCGCTGTTTCTCACCTTCTCCGGTGGGTTGAACCTGCTGGTGGCCTACAGCTTCTCGGAAGCAACCTGGGTCAATTTCAAACTCTTCGGTCTGATGGGGTTGATGCTGCTGTTCGTGATGGCGCAGACCGCCTACATCATGCGTGTGGCCCACCCCGAGGAGGAGGCCGAAGCCGCCGACAACGACGAGGTCAACGGCTCGGCGCACTAAGCTTGTGCGCTACCCCTTCTTCGGCGTGTTGGCCTCGGCCAGTTCGTCATATTCATCCCAATCCTCGGGATCCTCCTCCCACAGCGCCTCATCGTCCCAGGCTTCGGCCTCAGTGGGGGGCTCTGGCGCTTGCCTCTCCTCATCACGTTGGGTCATGCCCGCCTCGCGCAGCCGCTCCAGCGGCGAGGGCGGGGCTTCCTCCTGACGTGCGGCGCCCACCGCGCGCGGCTTGATCGGCTCGGCGTAGACGCGCTCAATCTCCTCATCGTATTGCGCCTGACGGCTCTCCAACTGCCGCTCCAACCACGCCTGTTTCCGCTGCATCCAGTCGGGATTCTCCTGGAAGTCGTCCTGCGGCGGTGGCGGTGGCTTCGGCGCCGGTGGGGATGGGATCTCAAGCGGCGGTTCGGGGCTCTGCTCTGGCCCCGGCTCTGATGTAGACTCCTGCAACGCCTCCGATGCGCCATTCATCGCCGCCAGGAACTCTTCGTCAGCTTCGGTCTCACGCGCCGCCGCCAGCAGCTCCAGGCTTTCATAATAGTCCGCCTCTTCCTGATCAGCGGCCAGTTCCGGTTGCCGAACCTGGGCCAGTTCCGCTGTCAAAATCCGCGCAAAACCACTGCGTTGACTGGCCTCCGTCTGCGCTTTGGGAGGCTCCAGAAAATAGCCCGGTTGATAGGCGCGCAGGCGTAGGACGAGGTGATTGATCGCCCAGTTCCAACCTTGGCGCAAGGAGCTGTCGGGGCCAAAAGGGAGCGGTTTTGGGGTATGCTCCGGGCCTTGGATAATACGCCGCAAAGCCCAGCCGATCATGCCCAGAGTCGTCGCCGCCATCGCCGCCGCCAGCAGCGCGGCGCCCGGCGTGGTGGGCAGGCCCAGAATCAGAATCACGATGACCGCCGCCAGCGCCGCCAGGAGAAAAATCGCCTGCGTCCCATGGGCGGCGATCTGCCGCCAATGGGGCCGTCCATCATCGCGCAGCAGCGCGCGGGGCAGAATCCTCTTGAACATTTTCCCTACTCGGATATTCCGTGGTAAAGTGTTGCCGCCTGGAAGCGCTTTAGCAGTCAGAATGCGTGAATTCTGGAGGGGGCGCCCATTCCGCTGCTTCCAAGACCAATCCCACTGGTAGAATATCATAACCGACGCCAATGTCAGGGTGGCCCAACCCATGTTCCCGTTAGACGAAGCTTACGCGCCGGACCCGCGCCGCCATCGGTGGCGTTTGCTGGTTGGCGGGGTGTTGCTGGGTTCGGGTCTCACCGCCGGGCTGTTCGCATTGGGCGATGTGGCGCGCTATGCAGGGAGCGCCAGCTTGGCGCTGCTGTTGGTAGGCGGTGCGCTGAGTCTGCTGGACTGGCGGCTACACACACGCCATGTGCTGCAACGCGCCCACCGTCAACGCGCCCACGCGCGTCAGAGCCGTAACCTCCTCAAGACTCTCATCGAAACCATCCCCGCGCCGATTTTCTACAAGGATGCCGAAGGGCGCTATCTGGGGTGCAATCAGGCGTTCTCCGAGTACATCGGTCTGCGTGAGATGGACCTGGTTGGCAAGAGTGTGTTCGATATCGCGCCACAGGAGCTGGCCATCACCTACCACCAGGCCGATCAAGAGTTGCTGGCGGCGGGTGAGAGCCAGAAGTATGAGGCTCAAGTGCGCTACGCCAATGGGCAAAAGCGCAACGTGGTGTTCCATAAGGGGGTGTGGCGCAGCGCTGATGACAAGCCGGAAGGCATGGTGGGTCTGTTCCTGGACATCACCGAACTCAAACAGACCGAGGCTGCTCTGGCCAAAGCGCGGGATAACGCCGAGAAGGCCTCCCAGGCCAAGAGCGAATTCCTGGCGGTGATGAGTCACGAGATTCGCACTCCGCTCAACGCCATGTTGGGCATGACCGAGGTGCTGAGCGAGAGCGAACTGAACGACGAACAGCGCAAGCGTCTGGATCTGCTGCACCGCGCTGGCGAGTCCATGATGCGGCTGATCAACGACATTCTGGACCTCTCCAAAGTGGAGGCGGGTCGCTTGAAGCTGGAGCTGCGCCCGTTCGATCTGGAGAAGATGCTGCGCGCGGAGATTGGTTTGATTGCGGATCTGGCCCAGGAGAAGGGCTTGTCGGTGACGTTGAGACTGGATAAGAACGCGCCCAAGCGTGTGCTGGGAGATACCCACAAACTGCGCCAAGTGCTCAGTAATCTGCTGGGTAATGCGGTGAAATTCACCGACCAAGGCGAGATTACCGTGTCCGCGGCCCAAGTAGACGGCGCTGCGGGCGAGGCCAATCTGATACGCTTTGAAGTGCGTGATACCGGCATCGGCGTGCAGGAGGAGCATCAGCAGGAGATCTTTGCCCCCTTCGCCCAGGAGGATGAGTCGATCACGCGGCGTTATGGCGGTTCCGGACTGGGGCTCTCCATCTGTCGTAGTCTGGTGGAGATGATGGGCGGCGAGCTCGCCATGCAGAGCGGTGGGACGAACGGAGGCAGCGTGTTCACCTTCACTGTTCCGTTGCCCAAGGCGGTGATGGAACTGGCGGTGGAGGCGAGCGCGGCTGAGGCGAGACGCGAGCAGATCGTGACCGCCACGCCAACGCAGCAGCCTCAGGCTGATGCGCAACCGGCGCGCTTACTGCTGGTGGAGGACGCCGAGGATAATATTTCGCTGATGCGCGCCTATCTGGGCAAACAGCCGGTGGAACTGATCATTGCGCGCAATGGTCAAGAGGGTGTGGACGCATTTCGCGAACAACCGGTTGATCTGGTGCTGATGGATATTCAGATGCCGGTTAAGGATGGTTTTACCGCCACGCGGGAGATTCGTGAGCTGGAGGCTGAGCAGGGACTTGCGCCCACGCCGGTGATTGCGGTGACCGCCCACGCTTTCCCCGAAGATATCGAACGCTGTGTCGATGCCGGATGTGATGCGCACATCCCCAAACCGGTGCGCAAAAAGGAGTTGCTGGAGTTGATTGGACGCTACGCCAATGGCGGTGGGAATGGCTAAACGCGCGCTGCTCGGAGCGGCGGTGTGGATGATGGCGCTGTTGTTGGCCGGGTGCGCCAGCGACCCCAGTTGGGAGATGCGCCATTTTCGCCTCAAAGGCCAACACCATCAGGCCATCGCTTTCTTCGAGTCCCAGTATAAACTCTCCGATGAGCTCTCCTACGAGCCGTTGCAGGACCTGTGCAAGGCCTACTTCGAAACCCGCCGTTATACGCAGTTCATGCGCTGCGCCGACCACTATCTGAAGAGCGTGGCGGCGGACAAAACCACGCAATACTTCACTGAAGAGAAAATTCCCGTCACCTATGGCGAAAAAGTGGCGCCGGTGCTGGCCTGGCGCGCCCTAATGCGTATCGATCTGGGCGAATATGAGGCGGCGCTTAAGGACGCCTTGGAGGCCAATGCGCAGCTGCAGAAGGTGCGTGACAAGTGGGTCGGCATCGAAAAAGAGGTGGACGAGTGGGCCTTCCTGACGCTGGATGTCTATCGTGCTGCGGGCTTGGCCTACGCCCTGTTGGATAAACGCGAGCAGGCCTATCAATTCATTCAGCGCACCAATGAGGTGTTCGGCCCCAGCAATATGCAAGAGCTTTCGCGCCTGCGCGCCTTGGCGCAGGTGCAGATTCTCATCGCCTTGAAGGATTATCGAGCCGCGCTGGAGTTGGTGCGCGAACAGACCACCCTCAACCCCTTCGCCGTGGTGATGGTGGCGGTCTCTTTCATCAATCCGGTGCAGGGCGCCATGGAGGCGCTCTCCACCATTGAGCGCACCGAGCGCATCAAATCGGTTCCCGCCAGCTATTTGCCGCAGCTCTTCATGTTCGCCAAAACCCTGTTTGAAACCCAGCAGGATAGCGAAGCGGCGGCCAGCTATGATCTGTTCCTGGCCAACCCCTACCGGGTCAACTACCCCAGTTTGGAGGTGGCGGCGCTGTATGATCGCGGTCGTCTGGCGCAGCGCGCGGGCGATGTGGCCGGGGCCATCGACTTCTTCACCCGCGCCATGGCGGCGGGGGAGTCGCGCCGCTCGCTGATTCAGAGCGAAACCGCACAGACCGGCTTCGCCACCAGCGACCCCAGCGCCGTATATAAGGATCTGGTGGCGCTGCTGCTGGAACAGCACCGCGACGCCGAGGCGCTGTTGGCCGCCGAACGCGGACGGCACCGGCGGTTGGTGTCGTTACTGGCCAAGGAGCAGTCGTTTGCCGGTGTGGACGAGGCGGGCGCGGCGCTGGTGGAGGCGTTAGATGAAGCCGAGGCGCGTCTGCTGGAGCGGGATTTTCTCGCCGACGGCGCTGCGGTGCAGACTAAGGCCGCCGAACCGGCGCAAATCCGCGCGCGCATCGCCAAGCAGTACCCGCGCATGGCCCCGTTGGTGGGGGCGGGCAAGCCCTCTCTGGCGCCGCTGTTGGCGCAGTTGAGTCCGCGCGAGCGTCTCTTGGTCTACTTCCGCGACGGCGACAAGTTGTGGGGCTTTGTGGCCTATGCCGATGGTCGGGTCAAAGGGGTGGCGCTGCGTGGGGACAATCTACAGAAACTGGCGGCGCTGTTCCGCTCGATTTTGGAGAATCCAGACAAGTCCGGCTATCAGGACGCCGCTGAGGCGCTCTATCAACGTCTGATCGGGCCGTTGGCCGATGAGTTGAAGGGGGCGGATAAGCTGCTGACCATCCCCTCGGGGGCGATTCACGGGGTGCCTCTAGGGGCGCTCATCGACCCGCAGAGCAGCGCCGAGCCGCTCATGAGCCGCTTCGCCATGCGTCGCTTGCCGGGCTTCTACGCCGCAGTGTGGCTAAATCAGCAGCAAACCGGCCCTGAGCCTGAGGGGCAACTGCTGGCGGTGGGGCACGCTGGTCCCGATGTGGATCCGGGGCAGGAGGGCGCGGCGCAGCGTCAGGCGCTGGCTTTGGCGCGGCAGGAGGCGGTGGCGCTGGCCATGGCGGGACGTCCGGTGCGTGATCAGGCGCGGGTGCTCACCGGCGCCAAGGCCACCGAAGCGGGGCTGGTGCGCGCAGGCGAGAGTTATCGCTATCTGCATGTGGCGCTGGATGGGCGTTTT from Magnetofaba australis IT-1 harbors:
- a CDS encoding outer membrane protein assembly factor BamD, whose protein sequence is MTLRALLAALLLLTLAACSSTPDEDVTPDLPPETLYRQATEALKQGQYTNASRMFSDLDQRHPFSPWAVRAQINLIYADFKREEFAEAISHAERFIRLHPRHPEAAYAYYMRGLAHYRQVKDAYRDQDRTRKAAAAFREVVNRFPTSDYAWEAKQMLDHCIYRMAEQEMVVARYYLDRENWLAAYNRFSAVVESKEYSATPLVEEALFSLLVIAKKLGLDGEARNYAAVLGHNFPNGRFYPLAPPLVEGRGGISKSQLASLRTEVDEGSFFARFFEGLKPGVLTPGN
- a CDS encoding efflux RND transporter periplasmic adaptor subunit; the protein is MAAPLTATGSSRFAALLCAALWLLTPLAAHAEEAPSVAKTQPAAVAVTTQAISELIEPPTYRAPAQAVALRRANLTAQVAGAVAQTLVEVGDAVKQGQPLAQLDDWEIQLQARQAEAAVAVLRAQLQLADQQLARAKQLKAKGQASAELLDQRVSERRVTAARIDEGLAALRSARERLRKMTLRAPFDGVITARMAQAGAWAAPGEPQFELVDPTALELTAELESGRLALLRSGRALRFESGGQTYAVTLRAVTPLQDAATRAQSVRLRFDGAAPVAGASGVLTWEADAPHLPARLLTRRDGTLGVFLQSGEQARFHALPQAEEGRMARIPDALLNEHVIIRGREALHDGAAITLSNDS
- a CDS encoding efflux RND transporter permease subunit; amino-acid sequence: MLRGFLSNHVFANLTFAVILIIGVISYFLLPRQQDPEMNFNWIDITTVLPGGASEDVEKLVTDVLEEAIEGVDDIRFVISSSRDSVSNILVRFRELDPLVYNKRLADLRREIQNKERELPEEAEDPKLLEITSSNGFPTVSLVASGQARGENLRRETRRIVRQLERLSGVDAVQAMGLDEPELHIEFDVHKLAAAGVSPSTLSDLIAARFKDFSAGSARIGSESWVLRLHGVSSDPDALARWPIPDSLRRIGAAPQLGALTLGDVATVSRARSVSTATASINGQPGILLNLTKQANVNVLELTERVRDYVEEYNKLTDVTGVKLTLANDSTYFVRDVLSVMQTNALLGLVLVMIAAWIFLGGRIALLVGLGIPFTLAGAFASLFVMGETLNVMALLGVVIALGMLVDDAVVVVEAIHVRIERGAETLTACVDGLREVFAPVTASVLTTMAAFMPLMLLPGILGNFMKVVPMVVTLALAFSLLESYWMLPAHVAAMRLNLSRPNRIQRARSRIMQELRLFYIRRLVYVLRRPLRFLLICLLPLVGAIGLVASQQVRMEFFAFDAFPLFYVNVKMPPSASLAQSQAVAEEAARRVVANAEPGELVAAVPYAGLMMTETKPFFGDRFAQVLVSLDPKRMRERGMDAIVDGMRAAVEATPGPEELTFFILKGGPPVTKPVSVKVRGDEFDAILAAAADLKEMITTIPGSSDITDNYVPGRPQLTLVPDDDAIRRAGLSPAETLRVARLLADGETPVSFQHQGEKVEVRVRAAQRHWADAAALLAAPIALPGGGSVPLGTLARAEIQRGVDDIAHFNYRRAVTVEADLDKELTNETQAADLIRAAWSKMQSRHPGIDLDFSGILDDITESQNDIAVLFLFGIGVMYMILGAQFRSYFQPFLILITVPMAFSGVVFGLYVSGNPMSLYTLYGVVALSGIAVNSAIVLISAANDRRELGMSARHAIVYAARRRVIPILITSLTTIAGLFSLATGLGGESLLWGPVATAIVWGLAFSTLLTLFLTPLLYLTFMRWSEGRALRRAAKEATA
- a CDS encoding septation protein A, translating into MGMLFELLPVAAFFGVYKLYGIYAATLTLIILVALQCLFQWIRHGQVSTMLKITFWLVLGFGGATLILRNPQFIMWKPTILQWLLALGFIGTGLFTDKPLTQRMLGAQVRMDEIHWRRLNVAWALFLTFSGGLNLLVAYSFSEATWVNFKLFGLMGLMLLFVMAQTAYIMRVAHPEEEAEAADNDEVNGSAH
- a CDS encoding ATP-binding protein; this encodes MFPLDEAYAPDPRRHRWRLLVGGVLLGSGLTAGLFALGDVARYAGSASLALLLVGGALSLLDWRLHTRHVLQRAHRQRAHARQSRNLLKTLIETIPAPIFYKDAEGRYLGCNQAFSEYIGLREMDLVGKSVFDIAPQELAITYHQADQELLAAGESQKYEAQVRYANGQKRNVVFHKGVWRSADDKPEGMVGLFLDITELKQTEAALAKARDNAEKASQAKSEFLAVMSHEIRTPLNAMLGMTEVLSESELNDEQRKRLDLLHRAGESMMRLINDILDLSKVEAGRLKLELRPFDLEKMLRAEIGLIADLAQEKGLSVTLRLDKNAPKRVLGDTHKLRQVLSNLLGNAVKFTDQGEITVSAAQVDGAAGEANLIRFEVRDTGIGVQEEHQQEIFAPFAQEDESITRRYGGSGLGLSICRSLVEMMGGELAMQSGGTNGGSVFTFTVPLPKAVMELAVEASAAEARREQIVTATPTQQPQADAQPARLLLVEDAEDNISLMRAYLGKQPVELIIARNGQEGVDAFREQPVDLVLMDIQMPVKDGFTATREIRELEAEQGLAPTPVIAVTAHAFPEDIERCVDAGCDAHIPKPVRKKELLELIGRYANGGGNG